A genomic region of Dreissena polymorpha isolate Duluth1 chromosome 4, UMN_Dpol_1.0, whole genome shotgun sequence contains the following coding sequences:
- the LOC127879633 gene encoding protein PRRC1-A-like isoform X1, whose protein sequence is MMMEESSDESAELVDKEEAVTAEKQFTAQQTGSGTNGELAPPAPLPSFITSPVNLPSMKAGSPPPTTPTNVPQSVNVTMASTGAGPTHSPGSPGPVGGQATSSSQGLQSSASFQQVTAPGPQQSPFEASSAINVITEPDTDISVLKPNAERGLFSWLSGNRMISKVMEKTKSSVESMITTLDPGMTEVIKSGGDVCIVVTSTAETKVGAVREAFQTVFGKATVYGKASTATTAAQPVGFTSGVKGAQERIQNLRQSASIPDNQPIVSLEGFIVEMLPDRWYELSCLILQDPVHRIDLQTFSQPAPIPAEYILKIQDQTDKDYPLRWSGFSVTVGQVIEEACPHIGHTDWQLGVTGVSRRESLCLAAKALAYMYKQRLPTSFES, encoded by the exons ATG ATGATGGAGGAATCATCTGACGAGTCTGCAGAGCTGGTAGACAAGGAAGAGGCTGTCACTGCTGAGAAACAGTTCACAGCCCAGCAGACGGGCTCAG GCACAAATGGAGAACTTGCACCCCCAGCACCACTGCCAAGTTTTATAACATCACCCGTGAACTTGCCTTCTATGAAAGCTGGGTCGCCACCCCCTACGACCCCTACCAATGTCCCACAGTCTGTAAATGTAACCATGGCATCCACTGGTGCAGGTCCCACCCACAGCCCTGGGAGTCCAGGGCCTGTTGGTGGACAAGCAACATCTTCCAGCCAGGGCCTGCAGTCTTCAGCAAGTTTTCAGCAGGTTACAGCTCCAG GTCCTCAGCAGAGTCCATTTGAGGCCAGTAGTGCCATCAATGTTATAACCGAGCCTGACACTGATATCTCAGTCCTGAAACCCAATGCTGAGCGAGGGTTGTTCAGTTGGCTTTCGGGCAACAGGATGATCTCCAAGGTGATGGAAAAAACAAAGTCTTCAGTGGAATCCATGATCACAACACTGGATCCAGGCATGACAGAAGTTATAA AGTCTGGGGGAGACGTGTGTATCGTGGTGACCTCAACAGCTGAGACCAAGGTGGGAGCGGTACGGGAGGCCTTCCAGACAGTCTTTGGCAAGGCCACTGTGTACGGAAAG GCAAGCACCGCAACGACTGCAGCACAGCCGGTGGGTTTCACTTCCGGCGTTAAAGGGGCCCAGGAACGGATACAGAACCTTCGCCAGTCCGCCAGCATACCTGACAACCAGCCAATTGTGTCCCTGGAGGGATTCATTGTGGAAATGCTTCCTGACAG ATGGTACGAGTTAAGCTGTCTAATTCTTCAAGACCCCGTGCACAGAATTGATCTACAGACATTTTCCCAGCCCGCCCCAATACCAGCTGAATACATACTGAAAATCCAGGACCAGACAGATAAAGACTACCCGCTGCGCTGGTCTGGTTTTAGCGTGACAGTAGGTCAGGTGATAGAGGAGGCGTGTCCACACATAGGTCACACTGACTGGCAGCTAGGGGTCACCGGTGTCAGCAGGCGGGAATCTCTGTGCTTGGCAGCGAAAGCCCTAGCGTACATGTACAAGCAGAGACTTCCCACGTCATTTGAGTCTTGA
- the LOC127879633 gene encoding protein PRRC1-A-like isoform X2 codes for MMEESSDESAELVDKEEAVTAEKQFTAQQTGSGTNGELAPPAPLPSFITSPVNLPSMKAGSPPPTTPTNVPQSVNVTMASTGAGPTHSPGSPGPVGGQATSSSQGLQSSASFQQVTAPGPQQSPFEASSAINVITEPDTDISVLKPNAERGLFSWLSGNRMISKVMEKTKSSVESMITTLDPGMTEVIKSGGDVCIVVTSTAETKVGAVREAFQTVFGKATVYGKASTATTAAQPVGFTSGVKGAQERIQNLRQSASIPDNQPIVSLEGFIVEMLPDRWYELSCLILQDPVHRIDLQTFSQPAPIPAEYILKIQDQTDKDYPLRWSGFSVTVGQVIEEACPHIGHTDWQLGVTGVSRRESLCLAAKALAYMYKQRLPTSFES; via the exons ATGATGGAGGAATCATCTGACGAGTCTGCAGAGCTGGTAGACAAGGAAGAGGCTGTCACTGCTGAGAAACAGTTCACAGCCCAGCAGACGGGCTCAG GCACAAATGGAGAACTTGCACCCCCAGCACCACTGCCAAGTTTTATAACATCACCCGTGAACTTGCCTTCTATGAAAGCTGGGTCGCCACCCCCTACGACCCCTACCAATGTCCCACAGTCTGTAAATGTAACCATGGCATCCACTGGTGCAGGTCCCACCCACAGCCCTGGGAGTCCAGGGCCTGTTGGTGGACAAGCAACATCTTCCAGCCAGGGCCTGCAGTCTTCAGCAAGTTTTCAGCAGGTTACAGCTCCAG GTCCTCAGCAGAGTCCATTTGAGGCCAGTAGTGCCATCAATGTTATAACCGAGCCTGACACTGATATCTCAGTCCTGAAACCCAATGCTGAGCGAGGGTTGTTCAGTTGGCTTTCGGGCAACAGGATGATCTCCAAGGTGATGGAAAAAACAAAGTCTTCAGTGGAATCCATGATCACAACACTGGATCCAGGCATGACAGAAGTTATAA AGTCTGGGGGAGACGTGTGTATCGTGGTGACCTCAACAGCTGAGACCAAGGTGGGAGCGGTACGGGAGGCCTTCCAGACAGTCTTTGGCAAGGCCACTGTGTACGGAAAG GCAAGCACCGCAACGACTGCAGCACAGCCGGTGGGTTTCACTTCCGGCGTTAAAGGGGCCCAGGAACGGATACAGAACCTTCGCCAGTCCGCCAGCATACCTGACAACCAGCCAATTGTGTCCCTGGAGGGATTCATTGTGGAAATGCTTCCTGACAG ATGGTACGAGTTAAGCTGTCTAATTCTTCAAGACCCCGTGCACAGAATTGATCTACAGACATTTTCCCAGCCCGCCCCAATACCAGCTGAATACATACTGAAAATCCAGGACCAGACAGATAAAGACTACCCGCTGCGCTGGTCTGGTTTTAGCGTGACAGTAGGTCAGGTGATAGAGGAGGCGTGTCCACACATAGGTCACACTGACTGGCAGCTAGGGGTCACCGGTGTCAGCAGGCGGGAATCTCTGTGCTTGGCAGCGAAAGCCCTAGCGTACATGTACAAGCAGAGACTTCCCACGTCATTTGAGTCTTGA